From Blastochloris viridis, one genomic window encodes:
- the rpsL gene encoding 30S ribosomal protein S12, with translation MPTINQLIRKPRVASVYREKARHLEGSPQKRGVCTRVYTTTPKKPNSALRKVAKVRLTNHFEVIGYIPGEGHNLQEHSVVMIRGGRVKDLPGVRYHILRGVLDTQGVKNRKQRRSKYGAKRPK, from the coding sequence ATGCCGACGATCAACCAGCTGATCCGCAAGCCCCGCGTGGCGAGCGTCTATCGCGAAAAGGCCCGCCATCTGGAGGGCAGCCCGCAGAAACGCGGGGTCTGCACGCGCGTCTACACGACCACGCCGAAGAAGCCGAATTCGGCCCTCCGCAAGGTCGCGAAGGTTCGCCTCACCAACCACTTCGAGGTGATCGGGTATATCCCGGGCGAAGGTCATAACCTCCAAGAGCACTCGGTGGTGATGATCCGTGGCGGCCGCGTGAAGGACTTGCCGGGCGTGCGCTACCACATCCTGCGCGGTGTGCTCGACACCCAGGGCGTCAAGAATCGCAAGCAGCGCCGTTCGAAGTACGGCGCCAAGCGGCCGAAGTAA
- the rpsG gene encoding 30S ribosomal protein S7 produces the protein MSRRHRAERREVLPDPKFGNVVVSRFMNSIMKQGKKSVAEQIVYGAFDVIEGRAKANALGVFQQALENVMPAIEVRSRRVGGATYQVPVEVRPERRQTLAFRWIIGASRNRNEKTMIDRLSAELLDASNNRGNAVKKREDTHKMAEANRAFSHYRW, from the coding sequence ATGTCCCGTCGTCATCGTGCCGAGCGCCGCGAAGTCCTTCCCGATCCTAAGTTCGGGAATGTCGTCGTTTCGCGCTTCATGAATTCGATCATGAAGCAGGGCAAGAAGTCGGTTGCCGAGCAGATCGTCTATGGCGCCTTCGATGTGATCGAAGGACGCGCCAAGGCGAACGCGCTCGGCGTGTTTCAGCAGGCGCTCGAAAACGTGATGCCTGCGATCGAAGTGCGGTCGCGGCGCGTCGGCGGTGCCACCTATCAGGTGCCGGTCGAGGTTCGGCCGGAGCGTCGCCAGACTCTGGCGTTCCGCTGGATCATCGGCGCTTCGCGCAACCGCAACGAAAAGACAATGATCGACCGCTTGTCGGCCGAGTTGCTCGATGCTTCCAACAATCGCGGCAACGCGGTTAAGAAGCGCGAAGACACCCACAAGATGGCGGAAGCGAACCGCGCCTTCTCTCACTATCGTTGGTGA